Proteins co-encoded in one Salarias fasciatus chromosome 4, fSalaFa1.1, whole genome shotgun sequence genomic window:
- the septin12 gene encoding neuronal-specific septin-3 isoform X3 — protein MEESGEKERRIMADEPQDEVKGEEHQEEKHTMEEEGKGKEKGTDEGEIQKEFQLEAELKVEVVPAAPGLQGLQGGLVRGADLFGYVGIEAVLDQMRRKTMKAGFEFNIMVVGQSGLGKSTLVNTLFKSKISRKSCSANYEEKIPKTVKLHSVSHVIEEKGVKMKLTVVDTPGFGDQINNENCWEPIVEYVNEQYEKYLREELHVTRKRRIPDSRVHCCIYFLPATGHRLRPIDVEFMKRLGKIVSIVPVIAKADTLTVEERQDFKERIRRDLAANGIGVYPQAEYDEDAEERLLNDRIRESLPFAVVGTDKEHQVNGNKVLGRKTKWGIIEVENVAHCEFANLRDLLIRSHLQDLKEVTHSILYEKYRVRRLNESNITFSELGLSAWPLENGTDKNESDSHL, from the exons ATGGAGGAGAGCGgcgagaaggagaggaggatcaTGGCGGACGAGCCGCAGGACGAGGTGAAGGGCGAAGAACACCAGGAAGAGAAGCAcaccatggaggaggaggggaaggggaaGGAGAAGGGCACTGACGAAGGAGAGATCCAGAAGGAGttccagctggaggcggagctgaaGGTGGAGGTCGTCCCGGCGGCGCCCGGCCTGCAGGGCCTGCAGGGCGGCCTGGTCCGGGGCGCCGACCTGTTCGGCTACGTGGGCATCGAGGCCGTTCTGGACCAGATGAGGCGCAAGACCATGAAGGCCGGGTTCGAGTTCAACATCATGGTGGTCG gtcaGAGCGGTCTGGGGAAATCCACACTGGTCAACACTCTGTTCAAGTCCAAGATCAGCCGCAAGTCCTGCTCAGCGAACTACGAAGAGAAGATCCCCAAAACAGTCAAACTGCACTCAGTCAGCCACG tgaTCGAAGAGAAGGGAGTGAAGATGAAGCTGACGGTGGTCGACACTCCGGGGTTCGGAGACCAGATCAACAATGAGAACTG CTGGGAGCCCATCGTGGAGTACGTCAACGAGCAGTACGAGAAATACCTGCGAGAGGAGCTGCATGTGACCCGCAAGAGGAGGATCCCCGACAGCAGGGTGCACTGCTGCATCTACTTCCTGCCTGCCACCGGACACAG GTTACGTCCCATCGACGTGGAGTTCATGAAGAGGCTGGGGAAGATCGTGAGCATCGTGCCGGTCATCGCCAAGGCCGACACGCTGACGGTGGAGGAGAGGCAAGACTTCAAGGAGAGG ATAAGAAGAGACTTGGCAGCCAACGGGATCGGAGTTTATCCCCAGGCAGAGTACGACGAGGACGCAGAGGAGcgactgctcaacgacaggatCCGG GAGAGCCTTCCCTTCGCCGTGGTGGGAACCGACAAGGAGCACCAGGTCAACGGGAACAAGGTCCTGGGCCGCAAAACCAAGTGGGGGATCATCGAAG TGGAAAACGTGGCGCACTGCGAGTTTGCCAACCTGAGAGATCTTCTCATCAG GTCTCACCTGCAGGACCTGAAGGAAGTGACGCACAGCATCCTGTATGAGAAGTACCGCGTCCGGCGGCTCAACGAGAGCAACATCACCTTCAGCGAACTGGGACTGTCCGCCTGGCCTCTGGAGAACGGGACTGACAAAAACGAGTCGGACAGCCACCTCTGa
- the septin12 gene encoding neuronal-specific septin-3 isoform X2: MREESAGESETDRSAPMEESGEKERRIMADEPQDEVKGEEHQEEKHTMEEEGKGKEKGTDEGEIQKEFQLEAELKVEVVPAAPGLQGLQGGLVRGADLFGYVGIEAVLDQMRRKTMKAGFEFNIMVVGQSGLGKSTLVNTLFKSKISRKSCSANYEEKIPKTVKLHSVSHVIEEKGVKMKLTVVDTPGFGDQINNENCWEPIVEYVNEQYEKYLREELHVTRKRRIPDSRVHCCIYFLPATGHRLRPIDVEFMKRLGKIVSIVPVIAKADTLTVEERQDFKERIRRDLAANGIGVYPQAEYDEDAEERLLNDRIRESLPFAVVGTDKEHQVNGNKVLGRKTKWGIIEVENVAHCEFANLRDLLIRSHLQDLKEVTHSILYEKYRVRRLNESNITFSELGLSAWPLENGTDKNESDSHL; the protein is encoded by the exons AATCCGCCGGAGAGTCGGAGACAGACCGGTCGGCCCCGATGGAGGAGAGCGgcgagaaggagaggaggatcaTGGCGGACGAGCCGCAGGACGAGGTGAAGGGCGAAGAACACCAGGAAGAGAAGCAcaccatggaggaggaggggaaggggaaGGAGAAGGGCACTGACGAAGGAGAGATCCAGAAGGAGttccagctggaggcggagctgaaGGTGGAGGTCGTCCCGGCGGCGCCCGGCCTGCAGGGCCTGCAGGGCGGCCTGGTCCGGGGCGCCGACCTGTTCGGCTACGTGGGCATCGAGGCCGTTCTGGACCAGATGAGGCGCAAGACCATGAAGGCCGGGTTCGAGTTCAACATCATGGTGGTCG gtcaGAGCGGTCTGGGGAAATCCACACTGGTCAACACTCTGTTCAAGTCCAAGATCAGCCGCAAGTCCTGCTCAGCGAACTACGAAGAGAAGATCCCCAAAACAGTCAAACTGCACTCAGTCAGCCACG tgaTCGAAGAGAAGGGAGTGAAGATGAAGCTGACGGTGGTCGACACTCCGGGGTTCGGAGACCAGATCAACAATGAGAACTG CTGGGAGCCCATCGTGGAGTACGTCAACGAGCAGTACGAGAAATACCTGCGAGAGGAGCTGCATGTGACCCGCAAGAGGAGGATCCCCGACAGCAGGGTGCACTGCTGCATCTACTTCCTGCCTGCCACCGGACACAG GTTACGTCCCATCGACGTGGAGTTCATGAAGAGGCTGGGGAAGATCGTGAGCATCGTGCCGGTCATCGCCAAGGCCGACACGCTGACGGTGGAGGAGAGGCAAGACTTCAAGGAGAGG ATAAGAAGAGACTTGGCAGCCAACGGGATCGGAGTTTATCCCCAGGCAGAGTACGACGAGGACGCAGAGGAGcgactgctcaacgacaggatCCGG GAGAGCCTTCCCTTCGCCGTGGTGGGAACCGACAAGGAGCACCAGGTCAACGGGAACAAGGTCCTGGGCCGCAAAACCAAGTGGGGGATCATCGAAG TGGAAAACGTGGCGCACTGCGAGTTTGCCAACCTGAGAGATCTTCTCATCAG GTCTCACCTGCAGGACCTGAAGGAAGTGACGCACAGCATCCTGTATGAGAAGTACCGCGTCCGGCGGCTCAACGAGAGCAACATCACCTTCAGCGAACTGGGACTGTCCGCCTGGCCTCTGGAGAACGGGACTGACAAAAACGAGTCGGACAGCCACCTCTGa